One Edaphobacter flagellatus genomic region harbors:
- a CDS encoding TonB-dependent receptor, which translates to MKTQQAIPFYVYSKCTLALAIFTCVLLPARLAYAQYRAGLQGTVTDSTGAVVPGATITILDRETNQSQSVKTDGAGTYTFNRLAPASYSVSIDAQGFAKKTIDEVKISGEILQGLNITLEAAGSSQSITVTDNSPAINTSTATISATISSGELQSLPSSNRDPYQLLRLTPGALGDGAQSGAGGSFSSPGNGGIGGSSATGSIFQVENRAQTQANGVRTSGNSFQIDGSQVNSLAWGGGAVITPNQESVKEVQTQTSPYDATYGRNSGAQVLVVSKNGTNQIHGSAFFKFHRPGLNAYQRYNGPTDSPQRDNNRFNQIGGSIGGPVWKDHIFAFFSYEELRNSSLTPGADWYETPAFDQMASQTKNGISGAIAGYPGESVNFKSVASGANCAFVGLSPAYCRDVPYMGGTALDLGSPLKTALGTTDPTYIDNAHPGIGGGFDGVPDVFRVNWLNPTRNTAQQYNGRLDWQLNPRDLVAYTIYWVPTSTTSFNGPNRTANLWHSDRLAYSHATLWNHIFTPTLLNEFRLNGVRWYFNEVASNPQEPFGLPQGHIDNMGGISNLQYFGAPGPGNFAQTTYNIRDTMTKTWGSHNIRFGFDGYRELDNDTQTGSAIPSYTFRNLWEFANDKPRLETGSFDPRTGAPTSATKHIRSNIYAGYIQDDWRLNANLTLNAGLRWEYFTPITEKDGNISNVVLGTGAQTLTGAYIKTGGDLFATGKNNWGPQFGFAYSVNPNSTHLFVVRGGFGIAYNRMQEAITLNGRSNPPLVTTLNATCTDTALTNCPGVLYAASSSATNINGYPSNPAAKVSFGANGLPTSGAPINLQAIQQNLPTPMTYKTSLGTEYAVSQHWIVSVGYQGSISRHYTRQTNLNWIYYPNLNPTVSSFAYYLNDVSASSHALLAEAKHTFSRSFSLNAQYRWGKIMDTGSQDYYVSQYPYDNRYAYGPADYNVAQNMKLFGTWSPKLFAKNRIMEDIFGGIQLSGIIQYHTGFPWTPVYSNTQCNVVFIGSGYCNLRPAAQIAKGSGDTSNSTFKRPGGAFPNGGLAYFTAPIVPATGAPPPPGVGRNSLRGPNYFDTDMDAQKTFGIPRTRIFGDSAGLTVRAMFFNIFNQTNLTPFDANGNSAGNQGGADSNIQITSPNFGRSSGALGARVIEFQGRFSF; encoded by the coding sequence ATGAAGACGCAACAAGCTATTCCTTTCTACGTGTACTCAAAGTGCACTTTAGCCCTCGCTATCTTTACCTGCGTACTCCTTCCAGCGCGCCTCGCCTATGCCCAATATCGCGCTGGCTTGCAGGGGACGGTGACCGATTCCACGGGAGCCGTTGTACCGGGAGCAACAATAACGATTCTCGATAGAGAGACAAATCAATCTCAGTCCGTAAAGACTGATGGTGCGGGTACCTACACATTTAACCGTCTGGCTCCAGCCTCGTACTCAGTTTCTATTGATGCGCAAGGATTCGCGAAGAAGACCATTGATGAGGTTAAGATCTCAGGTGAGATACTGCAGGGACTCAATATCACTCTTGAAGCAGCTGGGTCTTCGCAATCCATCACGGTGACGGATAATTCGCCAGCAATCAATACTTCGACTGCAACCATTTCGGCGACTATCTCGAGCGGAGAGCTGCAGTCGCTTCCTTCTTCAAATCGTGACCCTTATCAACTACTAAGGCTTACTCCTGGGGCGCTTGGTGATGGTGCACAAAGTGGTGCCGGAGGAAGTTTCTCCTCTCCCGGTAACGGCGGCATTGGTGGAAGCTCTGCTACAGGAAGTATTTTCCAAGTAGAGAACCGCGCACAGACTCAGGCTAACGGAGTTCGCACCTCAGGCAATTCTTTTCAGATTGATGGAAGCCAAGTGAATTCTCTGGCATGGGGTGGTGGGGCTGTCATTACGCCGAATCAGGAATCAGTCAAAGAGGTTCAAACGCAAACTAGTCCTTATGATGCAACTTATGGACGCAATAGTGGCGCTCAGGTTCTGGTGGTATCCAAGAATGGCACCAATCAAATCCACGGCAGTGCGTTTTTCAAATTTCATCGTCCGGGTTTGAACGCCTATCAACGCTATAACGGACCAACAGATAGTCCCCAGCGAGATAACAATCGATTCAATCAAATTGGAGGTAGTATCGGCGGCCCTGTCTGGAAAGATCATATATTCGCCTTCTTCTCCTACGAGGAGTTGCGTAATAGCAGCCTTACTCCCGGAGCAGATTGGTATGAAACCCCAGCCTTTGATCAGATGGCTTCTCAAACAAAGAATGGAATCTCAGGAGCAATTGCAGGTTACCCGGGAGAAAGCGTGAATTTTAAGTCAGTTGCCTCGGGAGCCAATTGTGCTTTTGTTGGCCTTAGTCCGGCTTACTGTCGTGATGTCCCCTATATGGGAGGTACGGCTCTCGATCTCGGTTCACCTTTGAAAACCGCTCTGGGAACGACAGATCCAACCTATATCGACAACGCTCATCCCGGCATAGGAGGAGGATTCGATGGTGTCCCCGATGTATTTCGCGTAAATTGGCTCAATCCCACACGCAATACGGCGCAACAGTACAACGGACGTCTCGATTGGCAGCTCAACCCACGTGACTTGGTGGCCTACACGATTTACTGGGTACCAACGTCTACAACTTCTTTTAATGGGCCAAATCGTACGGCCAATTTGTGGCATTCCGACAGGCTGGCTTACTCTCACGCCACGCTTTGGAATCACATCTTCACTCCTACACTCCTTAATGAGTTCCGCCTTAATGGTGTGCGTTGGTATTTCAACGAAGTCGCTTCGAATCCGCAAGAGCCATTCGGTCTCCCGCAGGGACATATCGACAACATGGGCGGCATAAGCAACCTGCAGTACTTCGGCGCGCCTGGTCCGGGAAATTTCGCACAGACTACGTACAACATACGAGATACCATGACGAAGACCTGGGGCTCGCATAATATCCGCTTCGGCTTTGACGGCTATCGCGAGCTCGATAACGATACGCAAACAGGCTCAGCTATTCCCTCGTACACTTTCCGAAATCTATGGGAGTTTGCTAATGACAAGCCCCGGCTCGAAACCGGCTCCTTCGATCCACGCACTGGGGCGCCAACCTCTGCTACGAAGCACATCCGTTCCAATATTTATGCCGGTTATATCCAGGACGATTGGCGCCTCAACGCCAACCTCACTCTCAACGCCGGCCTGCGCTGGGAATACTTTACGCCAATTACTGAGAAGGATGGAAATATCAGCAACGTTGTACTTGGAACTGGCGCTCAGACACTCACTGGTGCCTATATCAAGACGGGTGGTGATCTTTTTGCAACCGGCAAAAATAATTGGGGTCCCCAATTCGGCTTTGCTTATAGTGTGAATCCAAATTCAACACATCTGTTCGTTGTCCGTGGAGGCTTTGGCATTGCCTACAACCGTATGCAGGAAGCGATCACCCTTAATGGGCGCTCGAATCCGCCATTGGTAACGACCCTCAACGCGACATGTACCGATACCGCGCTTACCAACTGCCCGGGGGTCCTTTATGCAGCCTCAAGCAGCGCCACGAATATTAACGGCTATCCGTCCAACCCAGCCGCAAAGGTTTCCTTTGGAGCCAACGGCCTACCAACCAGCGGCGCTCCAATTAATCTCCAGGCCATTCAGCAGAATCTGCCAACACCAATGACATACAAAACTTCGCTTGGTACTGAATACGCTGTTAGCCAGCACTGGATTGTTAGTGTCGGCTATCAGGGCAGTATTTCACGCCATTACACACGGCAGACCAATCTCAACTGGATTTACTATCCCAACCTGAATCCTACTGTTAGTTCATTCGCTTATTACTTAAATGATGTCAGCGCAAGCTCACATGCCCTACTGGCCGAAGCCAAGCATACGTTCTCGCGCAGCTTCTCGCTAAACGCTCAGTATCGATGGGGCAAGATCATGGATACAGGGTCGCAAGATTACTATGTCAGCCAGTATCCGTACGATAACCGCTATGCTTATGGGCCCGCCGATTACAACGTAGCACAGAATATGAAACTATTCGGCACCTGGTCCCCGAAGCTCTTTGCAAAGAACAGAATCATGGAGGATATCTTCGGAGGAATCCAGCTCAGTGGCATCATTCAGTATCACACCGGCTTTCCGTGGACACCTGTTTACAGCAACACGCAATGTAATGTCGTCTTTATTGGAAGTGGCTATTGCAACCTGCGTCCTGCGGCACAAATTGCCAAAGGTAGCGGCGACACAAGCAACAGTACATTTAAGCGTCCTGGCGGAGCGTTTCCGAATGGCGGCCTAGCATATTTTACTGCTCCAATTGTTCCCGCTACCGGAGCGCCTCCGCCCCCGGGGGTAGGCCGCAACAGCTTGCGCGGGCCGAACTACTTCGACACCGATATGGATGCACAAAAAACTTTCGGCATTCCCCGTACTCGCATCTTCGGCGATAGCGCTGGGTTGACGGTGAGGGCGATGTTCT